GGCGTTTGTGATGGAAATGACTATTGAGCTTCTAATAGAGTTTCTCTATAGTTTTGTACGGTAGAAGGAAGGATAGTGCTAACACGGTACAGTAGTGGCATAtttgatatataaatatatatatacatacatacatataaagCTGCTAGATACAATCACTAATTTTATTGTGTTGACAGAGAAAATCAGCTATGAACGACTGTTAACCCTAATTCTCCAACAGCATATAACCATGACAGtgagtttttaaatgtttgattGCTCTGTGTGAGTGGAcacttgtgcatgtgtgtgggtgAGCGAGTGTTACTATAAATGTGCGTTCTTGTGTGcccacgagtgtgtgtgtgtgtgtgtactgcgtgtgtgtgtttccagtgTGCTGGCTGTGTGCGTGCGGGGTTGGTGTGTGACCAGATGTTTGGATGGTTGTCATATTCTCCCATTGTAATTGGATTGCCCTGCATTATTGCAAGCTGAACCAAGGTTTGATTAACCTGATTAAAACTTGCTGGCTGAGAAGCAAAAATGTAGGACGTGCATTTATACAAAGTGTAGAGAATGCTGAAATAACACTTCTCATTCTGCATTAACCAGCACAGTGCGACTTCCTGTCATGTACTGTATTATATATGCAACATGTGTCTGTCtgctttaatatatatattttttgaccTGCATTATATAAGACTTCAGTTTTAACCACTTTGCTGCTAGTCTTTTATCCTCTTTCAATCTTGGAAATTGTGCATATCTTTGGGAATGCATACAAGTGTACATTCTTGACATtgtgtagatttaaaaaaagaaaaagctatATAAACCTGTTTCTCTTCAGTGTATTGTTTTAAAAAGGTTACTTTTCACAGCAGTTGAGTTATGTTTCAATTCTCCGATGCTTTGGTGCACTGATGATACTATATGTAAGCTTTTTTTCATCTTACAGCGCTTGATGTAACATTTATGTGATTAGTTCTAAATAGTGGAAGACATTTGTGTTTTGAAACTTGCAGTATAAATGGTACTACTCTTAACTATTCTGTAAACACTGcctgttttctttctttttttctttctttcactcTCTTCATGCATATTTCTTTCCTGTGCATCTATTTGTTCCTTAAGTTTCTTAATGCCATCGGCTTTCACATCCTGACAACCTCAAAAAAGTGCCTCACGTCCATCCTAGTTTCCATTTTATAATTTAACATCTCTCGTTCTGGTTCTATTGGTTTCTACACGTCTAGGTATTTCTTCTCATGGTTCGAGAATACCAAGTATATGATTTATAGTCCCAATAACTCATGTCATAGTTGTATTTTCTTTATACAGATGTAGCTCGTtacttttcataaatatataatgtaAATATGCATACATATGTTTGTaactgtttttatgttacatcaTACACTTGTAATTTGAcatatcaaataacattatcatAATAAAATGGTGAGTTTTAATCTTTTGCTGTGTAAGCTTCATTGCCTTTTTTGTATCAGTCATCCATGTTATAAGAATACTAATGAGTTGTTTTGTGAAGATAAACCAAGGGCACATGATCAAGTTTACTGTGGTCAGAATATTTAAATAACCTTCTTCCTCTTTTGAAAAAACATGAAGATCAATTATCAAGACTGAAATCTCCGAACGACTCTACTTCTGCATTTGAAATGCTTATCGGTCTTAATGTCTGTAAAAATCCAGACAGCTAAATTAACCAGAAGTCGAGCTGAAACCCTTTTTTCTATTCATAGAAGATGTAACTTCAACATTTCCGGACAAACAATGTGTGCGTTTAGGTCAGTTGACCAAAAATGGCATACATTATTTGGTTCcatgttctttgtttcttaaaggtcccatgacaaagataactcgatagcatgtctgcatgtaagggaggaaacttatacaaattgatcatgttgttgatagtgctaagatgcgctgcgaataaaattagactgtTGCTCCTTTTGAAAAAGAAGCAAAtaaaacatagattagctccatggcataatgccgaaacccgcaaaataaagcaaaagtccagacaacttgaaaggatatggcgttccactaaacttgaagaatctcgtttaatttggcatattactctcaatgaatataagaaagcactgcgtaaagcgagagcagcctactactcttcattaatagatgagaataagaataatgcaagatttcttttcagcactgtagccaggctgacagagagccacagctcgattgagccttctattcccattgcactcagtagtaatgattttatgtgcttttttaacgataacattgttactcttagaaacaaaattaatgacctcttgcttTTGatcagtatagtgttatcaacagctcccggaaacgtaagttctaatattacactagatagtaaactagaatgcttttcagccataaaccttgaacaattaaattcaatgattctctcttctaaaccatcaacgtgtatcttagacccaattccaactaagctgttgaaggaagttgttccattaattagcacttctttattaaatattgtgaatatgtctttattattaggctatgttccacaatcattcaaagtagcagtgataaaaccgcttcttaaaaagcacaacctcgatccagaggttttagccaactatagacctatttctaatctgccgttcctctcaaatattcttgagaaagcggtcgcaaaacagctgtgtgattacttaaaaaacaatgatttatttgaagatttttagtctggctttagaacacatcatagcacagagacagctctggttaaagtcacaaatgacattctaatagcctcagacaaaggacttgtctctattcttgtcttgctcgagctcagtgctgcatttgatactatcgatcatgacatcttattgcaaagactagagcacttagttggcatacagggaactgctttaggctggtttaggtcctatctatctgaacgctctcagtttgtacgtgtcaacgatgaatcttccacgcaaaccaaagttagccatggagtgccacagggctcagtgctcggacctattttgttcacattatatatgcgtccggcaatattataaggaatcattctgtaaatgttcattgttatgcggatgatactcaactatatttatcaatcaagcctgatgaaattaatcatctaaataaaattcaagactgcctcaaggacttaaaaacgtggatgaccttaaacgttttgatgttaaacacgaccaaaactgaagttattgtactcggaccgaagaatctacgaaacaaattatctaaagatatactaactatggatggcattaatttggcctccagtgagactgtaaggaatcttggtgttatatttgatcaggatttatcctttaacgcccacataaaatcaatttcaaggaccgcctacttccatctacgtaacattgcaaaaatcaggcatatcttgcctcaaaacgatgcagagaaactagtccatgcatttgttacttcaaggctggattattgtaactccttattatcagggtgtaccaaaaaGTCAGTTAAGTTGCtttagctgattcaaaatgctgcggctcgtgtactaaccagagttaggaaaagggaccacattactcctgttctggctgccttacactggctccctatagaacacaggatagaatttaaaattattcttctcacctacaaagcccttaatgggcaggcgccatcttaccttaaataacccattataccctactgtcctactagggcattgcgttccaagaatgcagggttgttggttgttccgagagtctctaaaagtacaatgggagccagagccttttcttatcaagctccacatttgtggaatcagcttccagtttgtgttcgggcggcagacaccttatccgtttttaagagtgtgcttaagaccttcctttttgataaagcttatagaaTCAGCCGCTcaccagcttccccaaatttctttctttttggtgtctatatacgccgagatccggagtcatggatgatcctgttgctgcggtcctgtgtcctggatcgcgagctctggatcttgagtcgtggctgtggtcctggaccataagtcctggatggatatcctcgtggattcatcttattattatagacacatgcatttccaaacatttggactacctatgttgcaaatgtattatcttttcaatttacacacggcatctattgcacgtctgtccgtcctgagacaaatgtaacatttgtgatattgggctatataaataaacattgattgattgattgattgattgattgattgattgattgataaggctgtgtgtgtgtgtgtgtgtgtgtgtgtgtgtgtgtgtgtgtgtgtgtgtgtgtgtgtgtgtgtgtgtgtgtgtgtgtgtgtgtgtgtgtgtgtgtgtgtgtgtgtgtgtgtgtgtgtgtgtgtgtgtgtgtgtgtgtgtgtgtgtgtgtgtgtgtgtgtgtgtgtgtgtgtgtgtgtgtgtgtgtgtggagctctGCGGATTGGTAAGGGGACGGAAATTAACAAGAAAatcatgtcatgggacctttaagtcatATCAAACCATATAGACTGTTGGATTGTTACTCAGACAAAACGAGACGCCACCTTTGCTTTTAATAAAAAGTTGATTTCCATTTTTCTCTAAATAACTCTTTGCTACTCCAAAAGCTTCGAGGAAGTGACAATGTGGTGTGCCTGTATTTATGTTGGAGAATGCCATTTAAATTGGCGTAGAAATACGTCTCATGGTCTAGTTGCGTTTTATGACAAAATGTTATTAAGTACTTTATGACGCATAATGGTAAATTAAGTTTTTGATTAACCTTGAATGACATTTTTAACAAAGATCTACAATGGTATTAGGCAGTAGGTATGTTTACTCAAGTACCTAATTAGGAGTATGTTTACGTATAAGTACCTAATTATACAAtaacattttatgaactttccATTTTCTCTGACTTTATGCTTTTGATACTATatcaaacattacattttatgttattttactGCACTACATTTACTGTTTCTGTTACGTTGCAGATCAATGTTTTACattagaaagtattaaaaataaagtAAATATCTCCAAAATCTAAACTTTTCAGAATTTCTGTTtttttgtaatttaacaacaaaaTACATTTCAGGCAGTTGTATTTTTAAGAATACAAGTGTTAACCTATAAATCAGTATATCAACATTATTAAAGCGTGCTCCCAAAATATTTGACGACTCGATTCATTTTCTATTACATTTAATTGTTTCTTTCCTACTCCCACGCCACTTCTATTACACGTTTTGATCATGGTTTTGATAAACAGATCCTTCATTGTGGAGAGTACACAGCTAGTATAGGGCGGAACCATTGCAGCGGAACCATAGATTGAATGTCGCTGGTTTCCCTCCGGATTACGTCAGTAACCGGAACAGCAAAAAGGCATGAGAGGAGAGCGACGCAGAAATGAATGGGTGCAAAAACCTGGACATGTTGACAGTGTTATATCCGTAACGGCGTCATGTTTTCAGTAgtataaaacatatcaaaaaCACCTATGGATTTAACGATGGAGTGCGACATTTTGGACTCtttggaggagcttgggtaaGCTAATGTgctgttagcatttagcatcaaCACTCCGTTATGTTATCAGTCTGCgtgtttacaaaaggcagagtGGCTGTGAAAGCTATTTAGCAAGTTGTAGAGAACCTGGTGTAACCCTCCTGTCGTGTTCTGGTCAAATGTTaactactttcatcaattatAAATATTGTGTTATATTTTTTCTTTGCGTCAAGTCCTTATAATATCCTCCACATTAggcatttgaacatatacaattaTAACATTGTTGATTGCCACACTGTCAAAAATGACCGCAAAAGGAAATGAATGGGGTAACCCTAGTTTATGTCCATCCATCAGATAGTAGACACCCACAAATCAGCAAAATGTTCATTTTGGAATACATTTTGactgtctattctttgtatattcaCTTCAGGTATTTGTTTAAACCAGTGGTCTGAGACATTGTTTATACAGCTTAAAATGCTGTGCTGATTAACGTTTTTGTGTAAATGTAAGAGCAGTTAAAACAGACGAGAACATAAAAGTAAGGAGGGAGAAACGAACAGGACAGGAGGGTTAAACGATCTAGTTAATATGTGGTGATTtgactctcctctctctccgtaGCTACGCCGGTCCTCTGCTGGAGGAGAAGGCGCTGCTCGGAGCCGCAGAGGGAGGCCTGTCATCTCCAGAGTTTGTGGAGCTGTGCCGGTGGCTGGCCTCCAGCCTGAAGTCGCTGTGTGACCTGGAGGAGAGCATTATTTCCGGTCCAGGTTAGCTCACCTCCATTCACACCTGATTGTGATACTAAGTCTTGTTTTCCTCTCAACCTGTTTCCTGTCTGCCTCCCTCTAGAAGACTTGGACAGCCTTCAGCTGGAGATGAGTGGTCTGCTCAAAGAGCTGCACTGTCCTTATAGAGATCTCGTTTCAGGGATTCTCAAAGGCAGTGTGCAGAATACAAGGGATCATCTCAAATGTCTCTGTATGTAATCACATCCTACTGcttattccatgaattgttctaCAAGTTGTCTGCATGTTCAGTGAGTCACTGACATGCTTTGTGTGTCTTATGAAGTGTTTCTGAGCTCTGAGCTCCAGGCGGCTCAGATTGTGAGGAGCAGAGCAGACTCTCGTAAACAAGAAGAGGGTCCTGTTTGGGAGGAGCTCCTGGTCATCTGTGAGACACTGAACCTGCCGGGGCCCAGAGGACAGGACGCAGCAGTGGTTCTGTCTCAAGTCCAAGACAAGGTAATATCTAATCTAATatcatttaagtacatttatgtCAAAGCCACCAGCATTTCTCTGTTAGTCTTAGTCCTCAAAGCTAGCAAAAATGGTGTGTCGAGTGCATGATGTTAAGTGGTTTGAAACATTgttgtatattatattatttgtatattcaaACCACTTCTCGCAGACTTGCATTGACTTCCTAACACATTtcatattgatttaaaaaagtttATTTGCAATGTTTAAGGCTTTAAATTGATCCATAAGTACGTTTTTTAATTAGCTTTTGGGTTGCCATTTTCTCATAGCTCCTGTTTGCAATACTATCTACCCTTCAACTTGATCTTTACCTAAACACTATTGTAAATTAAATGAACAATACACTTGTTGTGTGTATGACAGACCCTGTGTGTCATTATAGGTTGAAAAAGTACTTAAAGAACTTCCAGATGGCTCCATTGAAAACCCAGTACTAAAGACATCTCTAGACGGTGAACAATGGGTAAGTGGATACAATAATGAAATCGACCACGTTCAAAACTATTATATCTGTATATTAGTAGCTAGGTGGGTttataatgttgttgttttttatctCTGCAGGAGAAGTTGTACAACATTAACGCAGCTCTGTCTTCAGAGTACGAGTGTCGGCGCAGGATGCTGATCAAACGGCTGGACGTCACAGTTCAGTCCTTTGGGTGGTCGGACAGAGCCAAGGCATGTTTATATAAAACCTACACATCATAATGTTCTTTGTCCTCTTTCTCCATCACAGGGGAATCTAAACTGATGACCATATGGGGAAGATGGTGATTCTTTAAAGggaacctatcatgcaaaatgcactttttgatgtcttttatacataaatatgtgtccccgctgtgtcggggaactcacgcggcgtcagaaaataaaaccctctcttttcctccgtacccaaatctctaaaaacggggctacaacggatctgatccagatttgcgtccgatatgacgtaatatcggaaatgtgggctggctttacacccacggccctatcagaaataATGCACGACGtcttttggaagtaatatggtctttgtttacattagcaagcatcgctaacactcagagctaactggAGAGAGCCTGTgtaagcaggaaataaaaaaagtaacTCACCGTTTAATCACagcagcatttagctgtatcTCGTAGAATTATGAGCAGGCACAagctccccctcctcttttttttatatgggatatgagggatgtctaaagtgcatgatctgtttggtattatatattatatctgagactcataatatatgcctaaaaaggGCAAAGTAATGTGTGTTTAGCAGCTGATTTAACCCCATGTGTGCCTGTGGTTGTTAGGTAAGGGTGGACAGCATGGCGAGGGCCTACCAGCCCAGGAGACACTCTCTGAAGCCTCAGT
The sequence above is drawn from the Pseudochaenichthys georgianus chromosome 22, fPseGeo1.2, whole genome shotgun sequence genome and encodes:
- the fam98b gene encoding protein FAM98B — translated: MDLTMECDILDSLEELGYAGPLLEEKALLGAAEGGLSSPEFVELCRWLASSLKSLCDLEESIISGPEDLDSLQLEMSGLLKELHCPYRDLVSGILKGSVQNTRDHLKCLLFLSSELQAAQIVRSRADSRKQEEGPVWEELLVICETLNLPGPRGQDAAVVLSQVQDKVEKVLKELPDGSIENPVLKTSLDGEQWEKLYNINAALSSEYECRRRMLIKRLDVTVQSFGWSDRAKVRVDSMARAYQPRRHSLKPQSTVDMAQLLAAREDICNVVKTSSGSSTEKTSCAVNKILMGRVPDRGGRPSELSAPAPEMPTWKEREDGGCGGGRGGGRWGGGGGGGWNRGGGRNRGGGRNQGGRGEQNQGGHGEQEGKRGRYQY